One region of Pseudomonas sp. B21-040 genomic DNA includes:
- the tssE gene encoding type VI secretion system baseplate subunit TssE encodes MTGYGSLFERLGGDADKRVGWSREVSATASVAAHLAKMLSTRAGSVQTLSDYGLPDLNDMRLSLHDSLSQARLAIENFIEAYEPRLSNVRVISLPRDHDQLRLSFSIEGLLEVDGFKRQVSFAARLDGSGQVKVN; translated from the coding sequence ATGACTGGATACGGCAGCCTTTTCGAACGCCTGGGTGGCGACGCGGACAAACGCGTCGGCTGGAGCCGCGAGGTATCCGCCACGGCGTCCGTGGCTGCCCATCTGGCCAAGATGCTCAGCACCCGTGCGGGCAGCGTGCAAACGCTGTCCGATTACGGGCTACCCGATCTCAATGACATGCGTCTGAGCCTGCACGACTCCCTGAGTCAGGCTCGTCTGGCCATCGAAAATTTCATCGAAGCCTACGAGCCACGCCTGAGCAATGTGCGTGTCATCTCCCTGCCGCGTGACCACGATCAGCTTCGCCTGTCCTTCAGCATCGAAGGGCTGCTGGAAGTTGATGGTTTCAAGCGTCAGGTCAGTTTCGCCGCGCGCCTGGATGGCAGCGGTCAAGTGAAGGTCAACTAA
- the tssG gene encoding type VI secretion system baseplate subunit TssG — MDTTYGPAAPALSGLTRVIREYSLFQAVLLVIDRLRAAHPYLSEDDLYDQLEFQANPSLGFPGSDVDRVEFFEEHGQMRARLRFNLIGLVGSGSPLPAFYGEQALGDSEDGNPTRNFLDLFHHRLQRLMLPIWRKYRYRASFQSGALDPFSSQLFALIGLGGEEIRKAQELNWKRLLPYLGLLSLRAHSAALIEAVLRYYFKHEDLVIEQCIERRVEILDEQRNRLGRANSLLGEDLVLGEHVRDRSGKFRIHITQLDWQRFHEFLPIGFGYQPLCALVRFTLRDPLDYDIRLVLRQEEIPELRIGEQNACRLGWTSWLGREKADGVVTLGSKIH, encoded by the coding sequence ATGGACACCACGTATGGGCCTGCAGCCCCTGCTTTAAGCGGGCTGACCCGGGTAATACGCGAGTACTCGCTGTTTCAGGCCGTGCTGCTGGTGATCGACCGGCTGCGCGCGGCGCACCCGTACCTGAGCGAAGACGATCTGTACGACCAGCTGGAATTCCAGGCCAACCCGAGCCTGGGTTTCCCGGGCAGCGACGTCGATCGCGTGGAGTTTTTCGAAGAGCACGGGCAGATGCGCGCGCGCCTGCGGTTCAACCTGATCGGCCTGGTCGGTTCCGGTTCGCCGCTGCCGGCGTTCTATGGCGAACAGGCCTTGGGCGACAGCGAAGACGGCAACCCGACGCGCAACTTCCTCGACCTGTTCCACCATCGCCTGCAACGGCTGATGCTGCCGATCTGGCGCAAGTATCGCTACCGCGCGAGCTTCCAGAGCGGCGCGCTCGACCCGTTTTCCTCGCAGCTGTTTGCCTTGATCGGCCTGGGTGGCGAAGAGATCCGCAAGGCCCAGGAACTGAACTGGAAACGCCTGCTGCCGTACCTCGGTTTGCTCAGCTTGCGGGCACACTCGGCGGCGCTGATCGAAGCGGTGTTGCGTTACTACTTCAAGCACGAAGACCTGGTCATCGAGCAGTGCATCGAGCGTCGCGTGGAAATTCTCGACGAGCAGCGCAATCGTTTGGGCCGAGCCAACAGCCTGCTGGGCGAAGACCTGGTGCTGGGCGAGCACGTGCGCGACCGCAGCGGCAAATTCCGTATCCACATCACCCAACTCGACTGGCAGCGATTCCATGAATTCCTGCCGATCGGTTTCGGCTACCAGCCTCTGTGCGCGCTGGTGCGGTTCACCCTGCGTGACCCGCTCGACTACGACATTCGCCTGGTGTTGCGCCAGGAAGAAATCCCCGAACTGCGCATCGGTGAGCAGAACGCCTGTCGCCTGGGATGGACCAGTTGGCTGGGCCGCGAAAAAGCGGACGGCGTGGTGACCCTGGGCAGCAAAATTCATTAA
- the tssF gene encoding type VI secretion system baseplate subunit TssF — translation MSFNHYYQSELTALRQLGRRFAERSPALAPFLGQAGRDPDVERLLEGFAFLTGRLRQKLDDELPELSHSLMQLLWPNYMRPLPAFSILQFDPLKRSGPALKVERDTPIESVPIEDVRCRFRTCYPTEVQALDLAALTYSVKGDGSLLSLRLEMSADGHLGELELNRLRLHFAGERYISQMLYLSLLRNLEGIELIPLDGAGKPINGVSGKPMAFKLPGDRVQPVGFAEEEALIPYPLNTFRGYRYLQEYFAFQDKFLFVDVNGLDLLKALPEDTLKQMRGLELRFDIRKSGIMRMRPTLDNVKLYCTPIVNLFKHDALPIRLDGKQDEYLLLPAEYDLENCGVFSVETVTGWKPGGLGYQEYVPFESFEHDPSFDVPTSRPHYSIRQRSSLLHDGLDTYLSFGIRHTEAHETLSIELTCTNQNLPRKLKLGDICVACEETPEFLSFRNITPATSSFAPPLNRDFLWKLISNMSLNYLSLADVNALKVILETYDLPRYYDQHAEKVSKRLLGGLKSIKHHHVDRLHRGLPVRGLRTELTIDPEGYIGEGDLFVFASVLNEFFALYASLNSFHELRVKSTQGEVYQWTPRMGLQPLL, via the coding sequence GTGTCCTTTAACCACTACTACCAAAGCGAACTCACCGCACTGCGCCAGTTAGGCCGCCGTTTCGCCGAGCGTAGTCCCGCGTTGGCACCTTTCCTCGGCCAGGCTGGGCGGGATCCGGACGTGGAGCGGTTGCTGGAAGGTTTTGCGTTCCTGACCGGTCGCCTGCGTCAGAAGCTCGACGACGAATTGCCAGAGCTCAGCCATTCGCTGATGCAGCTGCTGTGGCCCAACTACATGCGCCCGCTGCCGGCGTTCAGCATTTTGCAGTTCGACCCGCTCAAGCGCTCCGGGCCTGCGTTGAAAGTCGAGCGCGATACGCCGATTGAAAGCGTGCCCATCGAAGACGTGCGCTGCCGTTTCCGCACGTGCTACCCGACCGAAGTCCAGGCGCTGGATCTGGCCGCGCTGACCTATTCGGTGAAGGGCGACGGTTCGTTGTTGAGCCTGCGGCTGGAGATGAGCGCGGACGGTCATCTGGGTGAGTTGGAACTGAACCGTCTGCGCCTGCACTTCGCTGGCGAGCGTTACATCAGCCAGATGCTGTACCTCAGCCTGTTGCGCAACCTCGAAGGCATCGAACTGATCCCGCTGGATGGCGCAGGCAAACCCATCAACGGTGTCAGCGGTAAACCGATGGCGTTCAAGCTGCCCGGCGACCGTGTGCAGCCGGTGGGCTTTGCCGAAGAAGAGGCATTGATTCCGTATCCGCTGAACACCTTCCGTGGCTATCGCTACCTGCAGGAGTATTTCGCCTTCCAGGACAAGTTCCTGTTCGTCGACGTCAATGGTCTGGACCTGCTCAAGGCGCTGCCGGAAGACACGCTGAAGCAGATGCGCGGCCTGGAATTGCGCTTCGATATTCGCAAGAGCGGCATCATGCGCATGCGTCCGACGCTGGACAACGTGAAGCTCTATTGCACGCCCATCGTCAATCTGTTCAAGCACGATGCGTTGCCAATTCGCCTCGACGGCAAGCAGGACGAATACCTGCTGCTGCCCGCCGAATACGACCTGGAAAACTGCGGCGTGTTTTCGGTGGAAACCGTCACCGGCTGGAAGCCCGGCGGCCTCGGTTATCAGGAATACGTGCCGTTCGAATCCTTCGAGCACGACCCGAGTTTCGACGTGCCCACCAGCCGTCCGCATTACAGCATTCGCCAGCGTTCGTCCTTGCTGCACGACGGTCTCGACACTTACCTGAGCTTCGGCATCCGCCACACCGAAGCCCATGAAACCCTGTCGATCGAGCTGACGTGCACCAACCAGAACCTGCCGCGCAAGCTCAAGCTCGGCGACATTTGCGTGGCCTGCGAAGAGACGCCGGAGTTCCTGAGTTTCCGCAACATCACCCCGGCCACTTCCAGTTTCGCGCCGCCGCTGAACCGTGACTTCCTGTGGAAGCTGATCAGCAACATGTCGCTTAACTATCTGTCGCTGGCCGACGTCAATGCGTTGAAGGTGATTCTCGAAACCTACGACCTGCCGCGCTACTACGACCAACACGCGGAGAAGGTCAGCAAACGCCTGCTCGGCGGGCTCAAGTCGATCAAGCATCACCACGTCGACCGTTTGCATCGCGGCTTGCCGGTGCGCGGGTTGCGCACCGAGCTGACCATCGACCCGGAAGGCTATATCGGCGAAGGCGACCTGTTCGTGTTCGCTTCTGTTCTTAACGAGTTTTTCGCGCTTTACGCCAGTCTCAATTCGTTCCACGAGCTGCGGGTAAAAAGCACACAGGGAGAGGTGTACCAATGGACACCACGTATGGGCCTGCAGCCCCTGCTTTAA
- a CDS encoding DUF6402 family protein has protein sequence MPAPIKAPLTPAQNKEGQSVQAKVFQLSSIPKVMDKLGWTVAARVMRKWFAGEPYELPKSVKQGDIAASTLSADKLITDIPFEWLFTGSKRVKPKVDEYIAELSSTSEFNGSAGRVKGSLDELSKGLIVLMTRLQRLGLLDAKSKKLKSAYLDYSDKTAIELEDISQFNLIRFGAKDWEKATDALDDVYGALGTFVVKVAATKFRTIQNDHGFPAIEIEQVGLYVRDTYDFLNAGDDQLLGYWAPEGVTRPGPIDYFAEPALIEKAGVEYHKVTNGHFNKYRQVNGKGGDMMIYTTVKLYDVSFIIHLGPIDFEEYLSRSGSK, from the coding sequence ATGCCCGCGCCGATCAAAGCTCCTCTGACTCCAGCTCAGAATAAAGAAGGTCAAAGCGTTCAAGCTAAGGTTTTTCAGCTTTCTTCAATTCCTAAAGTTATGGATAAATTGGGTTGGACGGTGGCCGCTCGTGTCATGCGGAAGTGGTTCGCTGGTGAGCCCTATGAGTTGCCAAAATCTGTTAAGCAAGGTGACATAGCAGCGAGTACCTTGAGTGCGGATAAGCTTATAACTGATATACCGTTTGAGTGGTTGTTTACTGGGTCGAAGCGTGTAAAGCCAAAAGTTGATGAGTATATTGCTGAGCTATCATCAACATCAGAATTTAACGGAAGTGCCGGTAGAGTAAAAGGTTCGCTCGACGAGCTTTCTAAAGGGCTGATCGTATTGATGACGCGACTCCAGCGACTTGGCTTGCTGGATGCAAAGTCAAAGAAGCTAAAAAGCGCATACCTGGATTACAGTGATAAAACAGCTATTGAGTTGGAGGATATATCCCAATTTAATTTGATTAGGTTCGGGGCTAAAGATTGGGAAAAGGCTACGGATGCGTTGGATGATGTATACGGCGCTTTAGGGACTTTCGTCGTAAAAGTCGCGGCAACTAAATTTCGCACTATTCAAAACGATCATGGCTTTCCCGCAATAGAAATAGAGCAGGTTGGCCTTTACGTTCGGGATACTTACGACTTTCTCAATGCCGGGGACGATCAATTATTGGGCTATTGGGCGCCTGAAGGGGTAACCCGGCCCGGTCCGATTGACTATTTTGCCGAGCCTGCGTTGATTGAAAAAGCCGGAGTCGAATATCACAAAGTGACGAATGGGCACTTTAATAAATATCGGCAAGTGAACGGGAAGGGTGGAGATATGATGATTTATACGACGGTCAAATTGTATGACGTGTCTTTTATAATTCATCTTGGTCCTATCGATTTTGAAGAGTACCTATCTCGCTCTGGGTCTAAGTGA
- a CDS encoding sigma-54-dependent Fis family transcriptional regulator, which translates to MFTQVPQPLVYAEALLAQFASLSRAADGAALLGDFVRGVAELSGCELTQLYLLDATHTCLGMNAECLNGILQPREAASLPADYNGEQLLQFALCQNRVVSLGELSGSLHETSFLPPQATPWQSLLCVPLVNQQKAVEGLLLCASRQHIDLQGFADSLGQLGSFVLGQLHLLQRLRRPAGDSKPAPVSVPSASGYGLIGKSSAMRQTYSLISKVLHSPYTVLLRGETGTGKEVVARAIHDCGPRRSQAFIVQNCAAFPENLLESELFGYRKGAFTGADRDRAGLFDAANGGTLLLDEIGDMPLSLQAKLLRVLQEGEIRPLGSNDTHKIDVRIIAATHRDLSVLVSEGKFREDLYYRLAQFPIELPALRQREGDILDLARHFAEKACSFLQRDAVRWSDAALDHLSGYAFPGNVRELKGLVERAVLLCEGGELLAEHFSLRMEAMPEDNSLNLRERLEQVERSLLLDCLRKNDGNQTLAARELGLPRRTLLYRLGRLNINLGDFDG; encoded by the coding sequence ATGTTCACTCAAGTGCCGCAACCGCTGGTCTATGCCGAAGCCTTGCTGGCGCAGTTCGCCAGCCTGTCGCGGGCGGCGGACGGTGCTGCGCTGCTGGGTGACTTCGTGCGTGGGGTGGCCGAGCTCAGCGGTTGCGAACTGACGCAGCTGTACTTGCTGGACGCGACCCACACCTGCCTGGGGATGAACGCCGAGTGCCTGAACGGCATTCTGCAACCCCGGGAAGCGGCGAGCCTGCCGGCGGATTACAACGGTGAACAACTGCTGCAATTTGCCTTGTGCCAGAACCGCGTGGTGAGCCTCGGCGAGTTGAGTGGCAGCCTGCACGAAACCAGTTTCCTGCCGCCGCAGGCCACGCCTTGGCAGTCGCTGTTGTGCGTGCCACTGGTCAATCAACAGAAAGCGGTTGAAGGCTTGCTGCTGTGCGCCAGTCGCCAGCACATCGACCTGCAAGGGTTCGCCGATTCGCTCGGGCAGTTGGGCTCTTTCGTGCTCGGTCAGTTGCATTTGCTGCAACGCTTGCGTCGTCCAGCGGGTGACTCAAAACCAGCGCCAGTCAGTGTGCCGAGCGCCAGCGGTTACGGCTTGATCGGCAAGAGTTCGGCCATGCGCCAGACCTATTCGCTGATCAGCAAAGTCCTGCACAGCCCTTACACCGTGCTGTTGCGCGGCGAGACCGGCACCGGCAAGGAAGTGGTCGCGCGGGCGATTCACGATTGCGGCCCGCGCCGTTCCCAGGCGTTCATCGTGCAGAACTGCGCGGCGTTCCCCGAGAACCTGTTGGAAAGCGAGCTGTTCGGCTACCGCAAAGGCGCCTTCACCGGCGCTGACCGCGACCGCGCCGGGCTGTTCGACGCAGCCAACGGCGGCACTTTGTTGCTCGATGAAATCGGCGACATGCCGTTGTCGCTGCAAGCCAAGTTGCTGCGCGTGTTGCAGGAAGGCGAGATCCGCCCGCTCGGTTCCAACGACACCCACAAGATCGACGTGCGCATCATTGCCGCGACGCACCGGGATTTGTCGGTGCTGGTGAGCGAAGGCAAATTCCGCGAGGACTTGTACTACCGCCTCGCGCAATTCCCGATCGAGTTGCCGGCCCTGCGCCAGCGTGAAGGCGACATCCTCGACCTGGCCCGGCACTTTGCTGAAAAGGCCTGCTCGTTCTTGCAGCGCGACGCGGTGCGCTGGTCCGATGCCGCGCTGGATCACCTGTCCGGTTATGCCTTCCCCGGCAACGTGCGCGAACTCAAAGGCCTGGTCGAACGTGCGGTGTTGCTGTGCGAGGGCGGCGAGTTGCTGGCCGAGCATTTCTCCCTGCGCATGGAAGCCATGCCGGAGGACAACAGCCTGAACCTGCGCGAACGCCTGGAGCAGGTCGAACGCAGTCTGCTGCTCGATTGCCTGCGCAAAAACGACGGCAACCAGACCCTCGCCGCCCGCGAACTCGGCCTGCCACGCCGCACGCTGCTCTACCGCCTCGGGCGCCTGAATATCAATTTGGGTGACTTCGATGGGTAG
- the tssH gene encoding type VI secretion system ATPase TssH, protein MINVDLQQLIQALDAETRRDLESSAERCVARGGSKILVEDLLLGLLERPQGLLARALQDAEVDAGELNAALQSRVEHSASRNPVFAPELVQWLQDALLVANLELGQTQVEQAALILALLRNPMRYAGSRYQPLLAKLNIERLKEFALSQKEQPATGKPAVPGESLLERFTHNLTQQARDGKLDPVLCRDGAIRQMVDILARRRKNNPIVVGEAGVGKTAIVEGLASRIAAGEVPQVLKGVELLSLDMGLLQAGASVKGEFERRLKGVIDEVKASPKPIILFIDEAHTLIGAGGNAGGSDAANLLKPALARGELRTIAATTWAEYKKYFEKDPALARRFQPVQLHEPTVSEAVTILRGLAQVYEKSHGIYLRDDAVVSAAELSARYLAGRQLPDKAVDVLDTACARVRISLAAAPESLERLRGELAEGGRQRQALRRDAEAGLLIDHEALDALEDRLDEAESEMIALETLWTEQKELAERLLDLRQQLAKAREAAAVEPTVTVEEDAEGTVIETLPVDEAQSVASLESALNDTHKALTELQVKERLVSFEVCPRLVAEVISAWTGVPLAQLAREHNAKVASFATDLRTRIRGQEQAVHALDRSMRATAAGLNKPDAPVGVFLLVGPSGVGKTETALALADLLYGGDRFITTINMSEFQEKHTVSRLIGAPPGYVGYGEGGMLTEAVRQKPYSVVLLDEVEKADPDVLNLFYQIFDKGVANDGEGREIDFRNTLILMTSNLGSDRISELCENGARPTAEVLEETIRPVLSKHFKPALLARMRVVPYYPVGGPVLRELIEIKLGRLGERLNRRQLDFTYCQNLVDHLAERCTQSDSGARLIDHLLDLHVLPLVADRLLDAMATGESLKRVHATLDGDASVICEFA, encoded by the coding sequence ATGATCAACGTAGACCTGCAACAACTTATCCAGGCGCTGGACGCCGAAACCCGTCGTGATCTGGAAAGTTCGGCCGAGCGTTGCGTCGCTCGTGGCGGCAGCAAAATCCTCGTCGAAGACTTGCTGCTGGGCCTGCTGGAGCGCCCGCAAGGCTTGCTCGCACGCGCGCTGCAAGATGCCGAAGTGGACGCCGGTGAGCTGAACGCCGCGTTGCAGTCGCGGGTCGAGCACAGCGCCTCGCGCAATCCGGTGTTCGCCCCGGAACTGGTGCAGTGGCTGCAAGATGCGTTGCTGGTGGCCAACCTCGAACTGGGCCAGACCCAGGTCGAACAAGCTGCCCTGATTCTCGCGCTGCTGCGCAACCCGATGCGCTACGCCGGCAGCCGCTACCAGCCGTTGCTGGCCAAGCTGAACATTGAGCGTCTGAAAGAATTCGCCCTGTCGCAGAAAGAACAACCGGCCACCGGAAAACCCGCCGTGCCGGGTGAGTCGTTGCTGGAGCGCTTCACCCACAACCTGACTCAACAGGCCCGCGACGGCAAACTCGACCCGGTGCTGTGCCGCGATGGCGCGATCCGCCAGATGGTCGACATCCTCGCCCGCCGGCGCAAGAACAACCCGATTGTGGTCGGTGAGGCTGGTGTGGGTAAAACCGCCATCGTCGAAGGCCTGGCCTCGCGCATCGCCGCCGGTGAAGTACCGCAAGTGCTCAAAGGCGTTGAGTTGCTGTCGCTGGACATGGGCCTGTTGCAGGCGGGCGCCAGCGTCAAAGGTGAATTCGAGCGTCGCCTCAAAGGCGTGATCGACGAAGTCAAAGCCTCGCCGAAACCGATCATCCTGTTCATCGACGAAGCCCACACGCTGATCGGCGCGGGCGGTAATGCCGGCGGTTCCGACGCGGCCAACCTGCTGAAACCGGCCCTGGCCCGTGGCGAGTTGCGAACCATCGCCGCAACCACGTGGGCCGAGTACAAAAAATACTTCGAGAAAGACCCGGCGCTGGCCCGTCGTTTCCAACCGGTGCAACTGCACGAACCGACCGTCAGCGAAGCGGTGACCATCCTGCGTGGCCTGGCTCAGGTGTACGAGAAGAGCCACGGCATCTACCTGCGCGATGACGCGGTGGTCTCCGCTGCCGAACTGTCCGCCCGTTACCTGGCGGGTCGCCAACTGCCGGACAAAGCCGTCGACGTACTCGACACCGCCTGCGCCCGCGTTCGCATCAGCCTCGCCGCCGCCCCGGAAAGCCTTGAACGCCTGCGTGGCGAACTGGCCGAAGGCGGCCGTCAGCGTCAGGCCCTGCGCCGTGATGCCGAAGCCGGTTTGCTGATCGATCACGAAGCGCTGGACGCGTTGGAAGATCGCCTCGACGAAGCCGAGAGCGAAATGATCGCGCTGGAAACCCTGTGGACTGAACAGAAAGAATTGGCCGAGCGCCTGCTGGATCTGCGTCAGCAACTGGCCAAGGCCCGTGAAGCCGCCGCCGTCGAGCCGACCGTGACGGTTGAAGAAGACGCCGAAGGCACCGTGATCGAAACCCTGCCGGTGGACGAGGCGCAAAGCGTCGCGTCTCTGGAATCCGCACTCAACGACACGCACAAAGCCCTGACCGAACTGCAAGTCAAAGAACGACTGGTGAGCTTCGAAGTCTGCCCGCGTCTGGTCGCCGAAGTGATCAGTGCCTGGACCGGTGTGCCCCTGGCGCAACTGGCCCGTGAGCACAACGCCAAGGTCGCCAGTTTCGCCACCGACCTGCGCACGCGCATCCGCGGCCAGGAGCAAGCCGTTCATGCATTGGACCGCTCGATGCGCGCCACGGCAGCGGGCCTGAACAAACCGGACGCGCCGGTCGGCGTGTTCCTGCTGGTCGGCCCGAGCGGCGTCGGCAAGACTGAAACCGCGCTGGCCCTCGCCGATTTGCTGTACGGCGGTGATCGTTTCATCACCACCATCAACATGTCCGAGTTCCAGGAGAAGCACACCGTCTCGCGCCTGATCGGTGCGCCACCGGGCTACGTCGGTTACGGCGAGGGCGGCATGCTCACCGAAGCCGTGCGTCAGAAGCCGTACTCCGTCGTCTTGCTCGATGAAGTCGAAAAGGCTGACCCGGACGTGCTCAATCTGTTCTATCAAATCTTCGACAAAGGCGTGGCCAACGACGGCGAAGGGCGCGAGATCGATTTCCGCAACACGCTGATCCTGATGACCTCGAACCTGGGCAGCGACCGCATCAGCGAGCTCTGCGAAAACGGCGCGCGGCCGACCGCCGAAGTGCTTGAAGAAACCATTCGCCCGGTCCTCAGCAAACACTTCAAACCGGCGCTGCTGGCACGCATGCGTGTGGTGCCTTACTACCCGGTGGGCGGCCCGGTGCTGCGCGAGTTGATCGAAATCAAACTCGGCCGTCTGGGCGAACGCCTGAACCGTCGTCAGCTGGATTTCACTTACTGCCAGAACCTCGTCGATCACCTGGCCGAGCGCTGCACGCAAAGCGACAGCGGTGCGCGTCTGATCGACCATTTGCTTGACCTGCACGTGCTGCCGCTGGTGGCCGACCGCTTGCTCGATGCGATGGCCACCGGTGAAAGCCTCAAGCGTGTGCATGCCACGCTCGACGGTGACGCCAGCGTGATCTGCGAGTTCGCCTGA
- a CDS encoding PAAR domain-containing protein, whose translation MSGKPAARVSDPTACPLPGHGTNPIAAGSGDVFFDGLAAARQGDASACGGAMSGGLATTVLINGKPAATVDSVGTHGNKVTAGSGTVIIGNSHSAVPFVPPLPVEIQWPFTEHFVVTDPETGAPIADRGYTIRTDSGKEITGVTDSEGKTSVIGSSIAEGVTLLLEPQNSIAIC comes from the coding sequence ATGTCCGGCAAACCCGCAGCACGTGTATCCGACCCCACCGCTTGCCCGCTCCCCGGCCACGGCACCAACCCGATCGCCGCCGGTTCCGGCGACGTGTTCTTCGACGGCCTCGCGGCCGCCCGCCAAGGCGATGCCTCGGCGTGTGGTGGTGCGATGTCGGGCGGGTTGGCGACGACGGTTTTGATTAACGGCAAACCGGCTGCGACGGTGGATTCCGTCGGGACTCATGGCAACAAGGTTACGGCCGGGTCCGGGACAGTGATTATCGGGAATTCGCATTCGGCGGTGCCGTTTGTTCCTCCGTTGCCGGTGGAAATTCAGTGGCCGTTTACCGAACACTTCGTTGTGACTGATCCCGAGACAGGCGCGCCGATAGCGGATCGCGGATACACAATCCGCACGGACTCAGGAAAAGAAATAACAGGTGTCACGGATAGTGAAGGAAAAACTTCGGTAATTGGCTCCTCAATTGCTGAAGGGGTTACGTTGCTTTTAGAACCTCAAAACTCTATTGCCATTTGCTGA
- the tssC gene encoding type VI secretion system contractile sheath large subunit yields MSTSAAQQKSNENGEYSILDSIIAETRLTPDDEAYDIAKRGVSAFIEELLKPQNNGEPVKKAMVDRMIAEIDAKLSRQMDEILHHPDFQSLESSWRGLQLLVDRTNFRENIKIEILNVSKDDLLDDFEDSPEVMQSGLYKHIYTAEYGQFGGQPVGAIIANYFMSPSSPDVKLMQYVSSVACMSHAPFIAAAGPKFFGLESFTGLPDLKDLKDHFEGPQFAKWQSFRQSEDSRYVGLTVPRFLLRNPYDPEDNPVKSFVYKETVANSHEHYLWGNTAYAFGTKLTDSFAKFRWCPNIIGPQSGGAVEDLPLHHFESMGEIETKIPTEVLVSDRREYELAEEGFISLTMRKGSDNAAFFSASSVQKPKFFGISAEGKAAELNYKLGTQLPYMMIVNRLAHYLKVLQREQLGSWKERTDLELELNKWIRQYVADQENPSAEVRGRRPLRAAQIIVSDVEGEPGWYRVSLNVRPHFKYMGADFTLSLVGKLDKE; encoded by the coding sequence ATGAGCACTAGCGCAGCACAGCAAAAGAGCAACGAGAACGGCGAATACAGCATTCTCGACAGCATCATCGCCGAAACCCGCCTGACTCCGGACGACGAAGCCTACGACATCGCCAAACGCGGTGTGTCGGCCTTCATCGAAGAGCTGCTCAAGCCGCAGAACAACGGCGAGCCGGTCAAGAAAGCCATGGTTGACCGCATGATCGCCGAGATCGATGCCAAGCTCAGCCGCCAGATGGACGAGATCCTGCACCACCCGGACTTCCAGTCCCTGGAATCGTCGTGGCGTGGCCTGCAGTTGCTGGTCGACCGCACCAACTTCCGCGAAAACATCAAGATCGAAATCCTCAACGTCTCCAAGGACGACCTGCTGGACGACTTCGAAGATTCGCCGGAAGTGATGCAGTCGGGCCTGTACAAGCACATCTACACCGCTGAATACGGCCAGTTCGGTGGTCAGCCTGTAGGCGCGATCATCGCCAACTACTTCATGTCCCCAAGCTCGCCGGACGTGAAACTGATGCAGTACGTGTCCAGCGTTGCCTGCATGTCCCACGCGCCGTTCATTGCCGCGGCCGGGCCGAAATTCTTCGGCCTGGAAAGCTTCACCGGCCTGCCGGACCTGAAGGACCTGAAAGATCACTTCGAAGGCCCGCAATTCGCCAAATGGCAGAGCTTCCGTCAGTCGGAAGACTCCCGTTACGTCGGCCTGACCGTGCCGCGTTTCCTGCTGCGTAACCCGTACGACCCGGAAGACAACCCGGTCAAATCGTTCGTCTACAAAGAAACCGTCGCCAACAGCCACGAACACTACCTGTGGGGCAACACCGCCTACGCGTTCGGCACCAAGTTGACCGACAGCTTCGCCAAATTCCGCTGGTGCCCGAACATCATCGGCCCGCAAAGCGGTGGCGCGGTGGAAGACCTGCCGTTGCACCACTTCGAAAGCATGGGCGAAATCGAAACCAAGATTCCTACCGAGGTTCTGGTTAGCGACCGTCGTGAATACGAACTGGCCGAGGAAGGCTTCATCTCCCTGACCATGCGTAAAGGCTCCGACAACGCGGCGTTCTTCTCCGCAAGCTCGGTGCAGAAGCCGAAGTTCTTCGGCATCAGCGCAGAAGGCAAGGCGGCAGAGCTGAACTACAAGCTCGGCACCCAACTGCCGTACATGATGATCGTCAACCGCCTGGCTCACTACTTGAAAGTGCTGCAGCGCGAGCAACTCGGTTCGTGGAAAGAACGTACCGACCTCGAGCTGGAACTCAACAAGTGGATTCGCCAATACGTGGCCGACCAGGAAAACCCGAGCGCCGAAGTCCGTGGCCGTCGTCCACTGCGCGCTGCCCAGATCATCGTCAGCGATGTCGAAGGCGAGCCTGGCTGGTACCGCGTCAGCCTGAACGTGCGCCCGCACTTCAAGTACATGGGTGCCGATTTCACCCTGTCGCTGGTTGGCAAGCTGGACAAAGAGTAA